Proteins co-encoded in one Nitratireductor kimnyeongensis genomic window:
- a CDS encoding segregation and condensation protein A, protein MDKLWDDQEKEHGVSEPALTVDVDGFEGPLDLLLHLARTQKVDLARISVLALAEQYIAFIEKVRKMRLELAADYLVMAAWLAYLKSRLLIPKKPEDEEPTGEEMAALLQFRLKRLEAMRDAAARLVNRNRLGRDVFARGMPESVIVQKESAFTASLYDLLTAYASQRQRRAVTNVRIAKRGVWSLKQAREILVRMIGEFGDWTALDHFLIRYMANAEERATATASAFAASLELVREGALEIRQQEPFAPIYMRTGKKAPASLFENADD, encoded by the coding sequence ATGGACAAGCTGTGGGACGATCAGGAAAAGGAGCACGGTGTCTCCGAGCCTGCGCTGACGGTTGACGTCGATGGTTTTGAAGGACCGCTCGACCTTCTTCTTCACCTGGCACGTACGCAGAAGGTGGATCTGGCGCGCATCTCGGTTCTCGCCCTTGCCGAGCAATACATCGCTTTCATTGAAAAAGTACGCAAGATGCGGCTGGAGTTGGCCGCCGACTACCTGGTGATGGCGGCCTGGCTTGCCTATCTGAAATCACGCTTGCTGATCCCCAAGAAGCCGGAGGATGAAGAGCCGACCGGTGAGGAAATGGCGGCACTTCTTCAGTTCCGTCTGAAACGGCTGGAAGCGATGCGCGATGCGGCGGCGCGGCTTGTGAATCGTAACCGTCTGGGCCGGGACGTGTTTGCTCGTGGAATGCCAGAGTCGGTGATCGTTCAGAAGGAGAGCGCCTTTACAGCGTCGCTCTATGATCTGCTTACCGCCTATGCCTCTCAGCGTCAGCGCCGTGCGGTGACGAATGTACGCATTGCCAAGCGTGGCGTCTGGTCGCTCAAACAGGCGCGGGAAATCCTGGTGCGCATGATCGGTGAATTCGGAGACTGGACCGCGCTGGATCATTTTCTCATCCGCTATATGGCCAACGCGGAGGAACGCGCGACAGCAACCGCAAGCGCTTTCGCCGCCTCTCTCGAACTGGTGCGTGAAGGAGCTCTCGAAATCCGTCAGCAGGAACCCTTCGCGCCCATCTACATGCGTACGGGCAAGAAGGCGCCGGCCAGCCTCTTTGAGAATGCCGATGACTGA
- the nagZ gene encoding beta-N-acetylhexosaminidase, producing MSESKSMILGATGKKLTADEIAFYRDERPWGFILFARNVDEPAQLSDLVASMRDSVGRPDAPVFIDQEGGRVQRMRPPLAANYPTASELGRVFAKDPDLGVRAAWLMSRLHAMDLRRYGITADCLPVLDVPVSGAHDVIGDRAYAHDPQTVIALGRAASEGLMAGGVLPVMKHMPGHGRAFADSHKALPEVTASLDELRSHDFVPFKALADLPMAMTAHIVFHAIDRERPATTSDKVIRDIIRGEIGFDGLLMSDDVSMHALSGDFSQRAEAILAAGCDLVLHCHGIMPEMQAVAEKAPELSGKSLERAKRALACLNPGDGTEELAARAEFEECFAAVA from the coding sequence ATGAGCGAATCAAAATCCATGATCCTCGGCGCGACGGGGAAGAAGCTGACGGCGGATGAAATCGCCTTCTATCGCGACGAGCGCCCTTGGGGCTTTATCCTATTCGCGCGCAATGTGGATGAACCTGCGCAGTTGAGCGATCTTGTCGCTTCCATGCGTGACAGTGTCGGGAGACCCGATGCGCCGGTTTTCATCGATCAGGAGGGTGGCAGGGTGCAGCGTATGCGTCCTCCTCTGGCGGCCAATTATCCGACGGCGAGTGAACTGGGCAGGGTTTTTGCAAAGGATCCGGACCTGGGAGTGCGCGCAGCGTGGCTGATGTCGCGTCTCCATGCAATGGATCTCCGGCGCTATGGGATCACCGCGGATTGTCTGCCGGTACTCGACGTTCCCGTTTCCGGTGCGCATGACGTGATCGGGGATCGTGCTTACGCTCATGACCCGCAGACGGTGATCGCACTTGGTCGGGCGGCGAGTGAGGGGCTGATGGCGGGGGGGGTTCTCCCGGTGATGAAGCACATGCCGGGCCACGGGCGGGCCTTTGCGGACAGCCACAAGGCGCTGCCCGAGGTGACAGCTTCCCTGGATGAGCTACGCTCGCATGATTTTGTGCCATTCAAGGCGCTAGCGGACCTACCGATGGCGATGACTGCACATATCGTCTTTCATGCGATCGACCGAGAGCGGCCAGCGACCACTTCGGACAAGGTGATCCGAGACATCATTCGAGGCGAAATCGGCTTTGACGGACTCCTGATGAGCGATGACGTGTCGATGCACGCACTTTCTGGGGATTTCTCGCAACGGGCCGAAGCAATCCTTGCGGCGGGCTGTGATCTCGTCCTTCACTGTCATGGGATTATGCCGGAAATGCAGGCTGTCGCCGAAAAGGCGCCTGAATTGTCGGGCAAGAGCCTGGAGCGGGCCAAACGTGCACTGGCTTGCCTCAATCCGGGGGACGGTACGGAAGAATTGGCTGCGCGCGCTGAATTCGAGGAGTGCTTCGCGGCGGTCGCCTGA
- a CDS encoding SPOR domain-containing protein, whose translation MADHSSNQRADSAVFSEDDPFAELTRIMGHDPRRAEASSNEAEQEGDDLALELENELLGDLAEFSDEVHEEAVPQNDWQPQPSSDWRFDADEATQAPGEPAVDIAADMADELDESFAASFESEMRLEPADDLSAVSASEEEVVRSSEPPEVFDPQSLETEAIEPQFSGVDLDMTDPSAPVAETGFIREEQTEGAAEADDLDFSDQDFAQLDNDLEASLANEDWFRPEKEVADQNFGTSGAEASFAHQSDHAEIDEKPGTPEPEDFFEPQRAAVDHPVEFDDVEDTGQSEVPASFDPAADIAASADPFLSPQAFASSIAQGTERTSAVAGAVAHEEHDFTASLEEQLSAGFADETLPVEPAIEPEADESLQDESAWDVFEAVEPKSELSVEDDPVDATLSAPFWQQPEHSPGTRSPATEPSVPHIDTVDVPGNERVQVEDAAHIPEFVSEPERVPEAGSDDLELALARAFGDSESLPAATHSDASDEPFATVPADAYAAAALQPTEQTRDEDDFGFETAFADSFYEPDNAAGQDKEVAGDNQQPDAADAFALSDVDSWGDPSEDFERDQASFAPEAAAVSARPGLLSSRRNLAMFGVAGGVVILALVGVFAFGGGGEDNSAPVVVRADNEPIKVKPETPGGEQVPNQDNQVYQRVSGADAGTDPVQERLVSTAEEPVDVPQAAPKSEERLTPGAGDTVTATSEPVTAMTPRRVRTMVVRPDGTIVPREPEAPVQNAEAAVATGNDSVPASQVGATIAQPQTSQETPPDARLASADPLNGSSEDANATAGSVPVTAPVPPSRPAATAAQPPRTVETSQPAQVAAAPSQPAQPVAQTPAPAPVTSGSDGWSVQISSQPTVEAAQKSYQDMAQRYGGLLTGKGVNIVKAEIAGKGTYYRVRIPSSSKDEAIRLCSQLKSAGGSCFVSK comes from the coding sequence ATGGCAGATCATAGCTCGAACCAACGCGCGGATAGCGCCGTTTTTTCTGAGGACGACCCATTTGCGGAACTGACCCGCATTATGGGCCACGATCCACGGCGCGCCGAGGCGTCCAGCAATGAGGCCGAGCAGGAGGGCGATGACCTCGCGCTTGAGCTCGAGAACGAATTGCTTGGCGATCTGGCAGAGTTTTCCGACGAGGTTCATGAGGAAGCAGTTCCCCAGAACGACTGGCAGCCTCAGCCATCGAGCGACTGGCGTTTCGATGCTGATGAGGCGACGCAGGCTCCTGGTGAGCCTGCGGTTGATATCGCGGCCGACATGGCCGACGAACTCGACGAGAGTTTTGCTGCCAGTTTTGAAAGCGAAATGCGGCTGGAGCCTGCTGACGACCTGTCGGCCGTTTCGGCCTCTGAGGAAGAAGTTGTCAGATCTTCCGAACCTCCCGAAGTTTTTGATCCACAGAGCCTTGAGACTGAAGCGATCGAGCCTCAATTCTCCGGGGTTGACCTGGATATGACCGATCCCAGCGCCCCTGTTGCCGAAACAGGATTCATCCGTGAAGAGCAGACGGAAGGGGCTGCGGAGGCTGATGACCTGGACTTCAGCGATCAGGACTTCGCCCAACTTGACAACGATCTCGAAGCCTCCCTGGCCAACGAGGATTGGTTCCGTCCTGAGAAAGAGGTCGCTGATCAGAACTTCGGAACCTCCGGTGCCGAGGCTTCTTTTGCGCATCAATCTGATCATGCGGAAATCGACGAGAAACCGGGAACACCCGAACCGGAGGATTTTTTCGAGCCCCAGAGGGCTGCAGTTGACCACCCTGTCGAATTCGACGATGTCGAAGACACCGGGCAATCTGAAGTTCCGGCGAGTTTCGATCCGGCTGCAGACATAGCGGCCAGTGCGGACCCGTTTCTTTCGCCGCAGGCCTTCGCCTCCTCAATAGCTCAGGGAACCGAGCGGACGAGTGCGGTCGCCGGAGCGGTTGCACACGAAGAGCATGATTTTACCGCGAGTCTTGAAGAGCAGCTTTCGGCGGGGTTTGCCGATGAAACGTTGCCTGTGGAGCCGGCCATAGAGCCGGAAGCGGATGAAAGCCTGCAGGACGAGAGCGCCTGGGACGTATTCGAGGCTGTTGAGCCGAAGTCGGAACTGTCGGTCGAGGATGACCCAGTGGATGCCACTCTTTCTGCACCTTTCTGGCAGCAGCCGGAGCATTCCCCTGGCACTCGGTCCCCGGCAACCGAACCATCCGTGCCGCATATCGATACAGTCGATGTGCCCGGAAATGAACGGGTGCAGGTGGAGGACGCCGCGCATATTCCCGAGTTCGTGAGCGAACCAGAGCGTGTGCCCGAGGCGGGATCCGATGATCTCGAACTGGCATTGGCACGGGCCTTTGGCGACAGCGAGAGTTTGCCCGCTGCAACGCACTCGGATGCAAGCGATGAGCCGTTTGCAACTGTCCCCGCCGATGCATATGCCGCTGCTGCACTGCAGCCCACGGAGCAGACCCGCGACGAGGACGATTTCGGCTTCGAAACCGCCTTCGCAGACAGTTTTTACGAGCCGGATAACGCCGCTGGCCAAGACAAAGAGGTGGCTGGCGACAACCAGCAACCGGACGCAGCCGACGCCTTCGCGCTTTCGGATGTGGATTCTTGGGGAGATCCGTCGGAGGACTTCGAGCGGGATCAAGCCTCCTTCGCGCCTGAGGCGGCCGCTGTGTCCGCGCGTCCCGGACTGCTTTCAAGCCGTCGGAACCTGGCGATGTTCGGTGTTGCGGGAGGCGTCGTCATTCTCGCGCTTGTGGGCGTTTTTGCCTTTGGGGGCGGCGGTGAGGACAATTCCGCACCGGTGGTGGTCCGAGCCGACAATGAGCCCATCAAAGTGAAGCCGGAAACACCCGGCGGAGAACAGGTTCCAAATCAGGATAATCAGGTCTACCAGAGGGTTTCGGGCGCCGATGCCGGCACTGATCCCGTTCAGGAACGGCTTGTTTCGACGGCCGAGGAACCGGTCGATGTTCCGCAAGCTGCGCCAAAGTCGGAGGAGCGTCTGACGCCGGGCGCCGGCGATACGGTGACCGCGACCAGCGAGCCGGTGACGGCAATGACGCCACGCCGCGTGCGCACGATGGTGGTTCGGCCGGACGGCACGATTGTTCCTCGCGAGCCGGAAGCGCCGGTACAGAATGCAGAAGCCGCTGTGGCGACCGGGAATGACAGCGTTCCCGCATCGCAGGTTGGAGCTACGATCGCACAGCCGCAAACGAGCCAGGAAACACCTCCGGATGCGCGCCTTGCGAGTGCAGATCCGCTGAACGGATCATCGGAAGATGCGAATGCTACCGCGGGCAGTGTACCGGTCACCGCACCGGTCCCGCCCTCACGCCCCGCTGCAACAGCAGCGCAGCCTCCGCGAACTGTTGAAACATCCCAGCCCGCTCAGGTCGCAGCAGCCCCCAGTCAGCCGGCGCAACCTGTTGCCCAGACACCCGCTCCGGCACCGGTTACTTCCGGTTCGGACGGTTGGTCAGTGCAGATTTCCTCCCAGCCGACCGTGGAAGCCGCGCAAAAGTCCTATCAGGACATGGCGCAACGCTACGGAGGTCTCCTGACCGGGAAAGGCGTGAACATCGTCAAGGCCGAGATCGCAGGAAAGGGCACATACTATCGTGTCCGTATACCCTCATCCTCGAAAGACGAAGCAATCCGTCTTTGCTCGCAGCTCAAGTCGGCAGGAGGCAGTTGCTTCGTTTCGAAGTGA